ATCACCTAGAGAGAGACACTGAAAGCCCCAGTCCATGAAGAGACCAaacaccagcactgctgtgggTGCTCTGTACAAAGTAAGacttctttgttttaattaattttttttttttagcatttcgGACTTTCTGCTAATACTAATTTGCAATTCATAActatgtaatatatataatatagtatataactttataaatttaaaagtgtgtaatgaaataaaacagcGCTTACAGGcctaaaaagcactttgcttaCTCAACTAAAAAATGCACTTCTGCTACCACCAATGAAAGTGCTTTAGCATTGGTGAAGGTAACTACACACATGCAATATATACACGTAATTTAGTTGAAGCCAGGCAATCAGATTTCAGAGCTGGTATAACTCAGACTCCAATCACTAAAACCAAACTATGTTAGGTTACATTTGTTGAGACCCTGCATGATTAACTCTTTTAACTTCtaaattcaaaagaaaacatggtCTCTTTCTGAGCTCATTAGCAGGTGTTGCTACTTTCTTTCAGAGTGACAAATGATCAGATTCCATTTCATGTGAATGGAAAAGATAAGAAACCccctgtttttttattttgcaaagttTTGTAGCCACAATAATCAGTGTTAAAGGAATGCAAATTAGTAAGACATCCTGGAATGCTTACTTGAGTGATTCATTTGCTTCCTGAAATCAAATGCAAgttatttgcttgttttcttacTCTATGCATTATATAGGAGGCAAAAACTGTTATGTGCTATcccagtgatttttcttttatttaaagattGTGCAAGATGTGAGAAAGTAATCAAGGCTGGGGTCTATGGTATTATTTAGAAGTAATTTATATGAATTTGTTacatgaaacaaaatttctgaaaattgcTGTTAAGCTATTGTACCTCATGGTTTTTAGCAGCATAAGTTTTTAAGGACTTGACAAAAATTCTATTGTATTACTCCTACAATTACTCCTGAATTAGTAGCTAGCTTCTCACTATAACTTTAATCCATCTCTATACTTAGCaatttggtgatttttttgtcCTGCTCCTTTGGGTTTGCCGTGTCCTCAACTGTCTGCACTTAGCTCCAACTTGGCTCTACTGAGTTACATGACTAGTTTCTTAGgtcaagaagaaataaaaaaaagttcttttagGTTATGATATTCAGTTTGTACATACCATTATAAATTTTCACATCCTCTTGAGTAACGCTGGCGTTTGCTCCCCAGACAACCAGCTTGTGGATAAGAGTTGGATACTTTGCAGCTGCAATGAGTGCTGTGATTCCACCATCACTCCACCCCAACAAAGAGAACTTCTTAAATTTCAGTGCCTTGGTTTGTACAAGAAAGTTAAATGCAAATAATCCGCTGgtttaacaaaaatattaactttttcctgaaaattaacTGTACATATTTAGATACAACACTACATAGTTTAACTATGGTTGGCTTTCATAAttacaaaatataattttcctgCTAAACATAAAAATACTTAGGAAAAGGTCATATAttagaaaacaataaattataCTTGCCCTGCCAACTACTGCAATTATTTAATGAAACCAGCAGTAGCCATATTAGATTCTTGCTGCATTTAAAAAGCCCTCTTGAAATtaagatgtatttatttacaacAGAGAGTAAAGACCTTCTGAGAGCATGATGGTGTTGAGATCTGTAGTTTCTCTTGGTGTAATGTTAGCTTATAGTCTGGGATGCTAGGTAATCCAAGGCCAAgatgaacttcagaaaaataaaattttaagatttGAAAACTGGAATCCAGTGATCTAATTTACTGATGCtagaggaatttaaaaaaatgtctgctCAGTAGAAGCCAAAAAATACTTAAGTATTTGCTATATGATTGTTTCAAATCTTGGTgcttatttcacattttctgaagcttttaagTGTACACTTTAAATGTTACTTTGTGGTGAGTTCTAAATCAAACATTAATAATGAAATTCCTCTTTCTTGAAAAGGAAGATTGAGGGCAAAAATTATGACAGCCAAGACCTTAGTTCAGTCTGACTGGCAATACTTTCCACTAGAACTTGAAACTCTTATTTTCACATACACCACAATCTGTGGCAGGGGGTACCAGCAGGGTACACAGGTTTTAGTGTGTCTAACATTCAGCGGGCAAAGGATGGGAAAGGTAAAAGCATTCAGGGACAAATATATCAGAAGGTTATAACAGGGGTCAAATTCAGTAGATAAGCAGTATTTGCAGTTTTGCAAACAGAAGTCTCAGTTTCTGAACTTTCACAAACAAACATAAAGGCTTCAAAGggcttttttgttctgttttccccCAGAAATTACTGCCTTTTATATCTGATTACGAAAGGTGTTTTActtttggagggaaaaaaataacaagttgTTTTGGTTCTTGGTGTTTTGTCGTTGGAAGACCAGGCCTCTTTTCTTTGGACAGAAGAATGTAAAAATACAGGCAATGAGAGAAACAactgcagggagagaaaaataatttctaggcTACTCGTAAACTCCATGCTCAAATGTTGCATAATTCTATCAGGCAACTCAACACCTAGCAAACTTCTACTTCTATCAGGCTTTTCTGATTTTGGCTTCTTCTTTGGTATTAGGTTCACTATATTCTTGCTCAATATTAGATTCTCCTCTGCTAAGCTATGATTactaaacagaaaagaaacagggtaggggaaagaaaaggacacGTAAAGGAAGAGCTgacaacaagaaaagaaaatactgaattttagCAGCTGATCATAAGTTGGCCTTGGATGAAAAAGTAGTTATCTGTAACCAATTTTTCAGTATCATGCTGCTGAAGGATTATTGCTGACCTTGCAAGTTCCAGGAGTTGAGCAGTGCTTGTAAAGCTTaagtttttgctgctgctgttcctttaTTACCAGTAGCAAAATATGGATCACAAAGTTGGCTGATGGGTGAAATAGCTGATTAAAATTTTTGTACTTCATGCAATGTTATTTGTCAATGCCTCATCTGATATCTATTTAGCCTCCAGTATTTCTCTTGTTTGCTAGCCATTATCTTGATATATTCTTTGGGATGTCTCAGGATGCCTTTCCAGCAAGAGGAATTTTATTTACCCTTTACAgccttctaaaaaaaaacaaaaaaaccaccaaaaacccccaaccacccaaaaacaaatgcaaaaaaatggtTGGATACGGTATGCATGTGTACTTGCCTCAGTCTTGAACGACTTAGAGTATAGGCCTCTACCTAACATGAGCAATAACCTGAGAGCTGGTTGCACAGATTAATTCTGTGGGTGATTTTGTGCTGCCTTCACCTTGTAAGTGAACAAAATCCCTTTGGAAATCTCCTTCTCCACCCAGGCTTATGTTAAATGCAATCAAGTGATCACAGGTGCTGCGACATAAATAATTTGCAACAGTGAATATTATAGCAAGGACACAGCGAGTAAGGGTTGCAATTGATCTACAAAAAGTTGGAGAAGCCCAAGCCCATCTCTTCACTGGGACAGGAACTCTGAGGAGTAAGAACCACTTAAATGTCAACACGAATTATTTACATAATGATTGTTTTAATGCTACTGGCCCTTGCTGTTAGATATTGAGGTGGAATGCAACACAGTGGACTTATTTGCAttataattcttttctttcaagaaaaccCTTTCACAGAACACATACAGAGCAGTGTCACCTGCATCAAGGTGCTAAATACTCTGCagaatttcagcttttgttATGGCACAGAAACTTTGCAGTACTCACAGCTACAGAACAGGTACCAGAATCTGAATGCACCCTAGAATAAAGGTTCTGAAGGCTCATGTATACAGATAGGTTTTCTGGCTGAGGGTAGGTCAGATGATGTATGTAATCCATAGATCGTATAAAGCCCTCTGAGGGTGTTATTACTTATTCTGGAAATCCTAGTTGGAATGATTCCTTGAGATTTGTGCAATCCTTTATATGCATgctaaaataaaaggaagttaCCCATGCTTGGAAAGATTTTAGTAATTTGTCATTATATACTTGTATCaataaacatctttaaaaaaccccaggatGCTACAACTCATTTCTTTTGGCAGATTTAGAGATTGGTACACTGCTGTCATGTTTGACTGGACCCTGGCTACATTCTATCTGGGGACAGCTCTGCTTtctattttgcatttattagTATTTGGACAGAGGCAGGAAAGGGGGCAACAACCATTTATACTGAAATTTTGTCACCTATACAGGGCAGCatctttatttgctttgctaGTGTAGCAGGAAAAAATGGTGATTTGCAGTACAAAGAGATTGGTTTTATGGTTAGAGGGCAGAACTGTCTTAATCCTGATTCTGCTGTCagacttcttttgttttgctgcacAGAATGCTCCAAGAAGGctgcatttccattttcaaatggGTTTCTGCAAGGTTACTACTTATTACAGAAACACAGTTGGAGTGACTCTCTGAATCTTCTCATATTTTTGGAATTTTAATGCTTTGCCAACTTCCTTAACGTGGCCAAAACCACTGTATAGCTTAAcgtaagaaaaccaaaatattatATAAAACTAAGCCAGAAAATACTGTTAGCACTTCCAGGATGTAGTAAAAGAAGAAcatataaacacattttaaataaaaatttctgcAAGATGGAGAAGTAATAGCAGCTTTAGGTCATATTCTTTATAACCACAGCAGCTGTATTAGTTATTAAGATCTGCTATGATCACAGGAATCCTTTGATTTCCCACACAAATTATTGAGTAATATGTTGTGAAATGAAAAGTATCAtgttaatttttagaaataagtTTCTTGAAATGAGTTGCTCAAGGCAAAGTGCCAAGACTGTATTATCTAGAAAATTTTCTAAGAAACTATCATTACTGTAATCTCCTCAGTTAAACCACTTAGCACAGACGTCAGTTTTTATATATACTTTAACTAAACTTACATGATTCTTGGCTGCAAACATCTTATGGCAGGGTTTTGGAATAAAAACATACTGCTTTATAATTAATTCCCATTGCTGAAGCTTTATGTATAttgcagaagaaatggaagaatatATTTCCCAGAATAGTGTTCATCTGCCCAGTTTTAAATCATCCCAGTTTAAATCATGCTCAGTTTCATCATGGCCCAGTTTTAAACCTTTGTTCTTTTGCTAACGCGATGACTGCTGGAAACAACCTGCTTAGCAGGTTAACTTTTTACTGCACAACATTTAAGGAAAACAGCTTTtgcatatatataatataactatattttaaaatacgTATCCCAAGATAAATTTACCTGCATAAGATCCACAGCATCTTTTGCATCTCTCTCAAAGAAATCTGGAGGAAAATCTCGAGGTGGAGGAATGGACTGTCCATATCCCCGAGGATCCCAAGCAACAATTGTGAAAAGTTGCTTATTCATGGACTTAAGCTGTGGTCCAAAATCAGTTTGACCACTCCCTGAAACATCACAGTTTTTCAAGTAACCACCATGGTAAAACATACATAGTATACATGCACTAAATAGAAACTTGGAAAAGTAGTGTCCTAATTCTGAAAAAGAGGTTATCCATCAACTGAAGTACATTTTAGCTCTAATTGTAACTAAGCATTGCAACTCTTAGACAGGATGTACCACAATAAGAATCTTCAGAACTGCCTCCAAAATACTCATGCCTATCATAACTGGTTTGCTCtgtaagcttaaaaaaaaccttacttTAAACAGATGCTTTAATACGGAATCTTAAACTTAGTTACCTAGGCAGGGATATATCTTTAAGAGATTTAAAGCACTAGCATGGTCATTTCTGTTTATCTGGACAGCCCAGATGAAACTGAAATTTGAGGAATATACTGACTCAAGCTACAAATTTGTAGGTGAAATGTGCTGTGTAACACACTTGATCTTATTCAATAAAACACTTATATGAGTGTTACTAATGGTGCTTAAAGCTGAGCTTTAAATACTTCACTGCCTGAGGAGACAGTAGtgacaaaaaagcccaaaacaaaattttgatttttctaaGATGTGCATTACCAAAATAAGTCAAATGCAGCAATTTTCCTGATGTAGaagagtttttttcttgtttgttttttttgtgttttttttttttttattcatggaTCAGAACTTCAAAGGATTAAGGAAATTACTGCACACTATTGCACTAAGCTCTATATGAACAGTAGCATGAAGGTAAGACTATTTATTCCTATTTGCGTAATGGTCATGTAGTAACAGTATCACATGCTACTTGATTAAAACCAGTTCAGATTTAATGTGTTTTATTCAAATGATGGAAAACAAATAGCAACTTAGCCATCCATTGTTGTATTACAAAAAGGCTGTTTCAGGGCACTTAGGATTTTGGTTTGTGTACTTGGTGAAATATGTCCTCAGATACCTCTTTCTATACCATCAACTGgtttaaattataaaaaggCTCTATCTAGCATGCTATGATAATCTGACTACATCCTGACATGATCTATTGCAACACCAATTACTAACTAGATTCAGAAGCAAAATATAATGTTTGAAGAATAGCAGTGCAACCTGATTAATATTTACCATGTATTCTTATGTAGGCTTTGTATGAAACTCTACACTATATGCACACACTTGTCATACTATAATTTTAAACAATACACAAGGCTGAGAGCAAATCTGAACACATTTTCCTGGATTTCTTAGTATTTTTCCAGTCAGCAAGAGAAGCAAtacttttgttttaatgtaGTTTACAAATAGTCTAGAAACTAATTAATTCTACTGACCTAAAGGCACTGATCTTGTTGCCACAGCATACGTATGTCTGTTAATACTGAATGCAGTATACAATAACACTGAAAACCTCATTATTGGTATAAATATTGGCAGAAGTATCTGACAGAATGTAAAATTCACTCTCACAAGTTTTCCCAAAATATTAAACCATAAGGTAAAGATAGTAACCCTATTACTGTTTGTAAAAACACTAGCTGTAATGCATACAATAGAAATGTAGAATGATAAtatcaaaactgaagaaatacattatttctatTTAAGGAGCTGGCATTGGCAACAGgattactattttaaaaagctatttagAATGTGTAGGTTAAAGCATATGCCTACTAGAGCAAACTTTGCATTAATTTTCCATCCTCCTCTTGAGAATTCCTTGAAAGAAAGAACCACTTCACAAAGACtaaaaaatgttgctgtcaAGAACAACAAATGTTTCCTGCTCTTCAGTTCTTGACATTCTATCATCTTGATCCAGCAACTCAGTTCAGCATGCATTCAACTCTGAGCACAGTAATGGTCCTACTGACAGACTGCCATAACTACTACTAAGTCTGATTGGTACTTtagaactgaaaaaacccagagaagaAAGGTTGatttcaaatttcaaaattatttttaaaaaatattatcaaaaGCAGTGATCTTGATGGACAGATACCACTTAGCAAGCAGAATCTGCTGTCCATGTCAAAAAAGCTATTGAGAATCTTAATGATGTTGCCCTGAATAACCAAAACATAGAAgtacatttttaagaaaaaactgtcttttttGCTATTGTAATAAACTGCAAGCGCTGCATTGTATCTATTAATTAAATTGGAATACACCTGATTTCTAAAAAGGAATGCATAATTCAGCCTATATAATGAATATAGGTGACCTGATTTTTCTCCCCGATTACTGTGTACCCTGTGCAGCTATTTGCCACCTGTGCTGGACAACTTTGCACAGTTAAGTTGAAAAGTGTGAGTGACAATTACACAAGTTCAGATATTGCATAGAAAGTGCCTGGTGAGATAAATGAAATCCTTACAAACAGCAAACTGGTTGCAATAACTCTGCCTTTTCCTAACATTTATATGTGTAGCAATTTTTCAAATGACAGTGCTCCATAATCAGTTGTTGACcatatttcaaaatagttttttgAACTCTAGCTTGAGACCAGATGGTGAAAGAGGTGGTTGCTCTACAAAGATAAGACAAAAATCTCCAGACCTAGCATTCCGGGAAGCAGAAGAACTGCATGGCTTCCTTCTCCTGTTTGCTGATAATGCAGATGGACTCCATTCACTTGGATTTTAGCAGATTTTACCGAAGTACTAGGGATGGGGGAAGGgcagagaaataagaaaacattCAGTTAATTCTTATTATTACATGATCATTCAAGGAATACAGAATAACCACTTTTTCTAGATGTTAATGATGCTTATTAGTGGGTCACTTGCCTTTCACATGTGCGAAGAAAACTAAATAAGAAATTTGTCAGGAGCAGAAAAGTATTCAGTTGTGACCACTATGTAATATTTGTGATTTCACAAATGTAGTTAAACTACTCTAAgctaaaggagagaaaaaaccccaaacaattctaGATTATAAAATAAGGGGAATATAAAAGCAGCTCTACACAGCTACAGAATTGTGTTGAGAGAAATATGTTAGAGAGGAAAAACCTCATTCTGTCAAAGCATAACTTTTGGAAAGGCTGCTATTCACCTTGTAATTACTAAATTGAGCTTCTCCATCTGGCAAAGAAACCACAATCTATTATTATGGTTCCTCATGAACCTcataaggaaaatgaaaattaacagTAGCTTGTGAGCTCAGGTTCCCAGTACCTAAGTGGCAGCCAAAGAACAGAACCTGTTCAACACAAAGCCATTTggattttacataaaatattgcTTGACATAGCACAGCTAGTCATGCCACATGCTTAACTGTGACTTTGCATTATAGGATCAGATCTTCCTACCTGTGCTGATGCGATTTAAGAACTGGAGTACAAACACAGATTTGTGACAAGACACAGTTCAAAGAAACTTATTGTTACAACTTCAGTGAGTTTTCCTGAGTCGTGGCCATCAAGTACATGAAAGGGCCTACAGGAAATCTGgaggactttttacaagggaatGTAGTGACAGGTCAGGGGGGAATGGcattaaactggaagaggggaaatttaagttagatacaaggaaaaaattcttcattgtgaggttgttgagacactggcacaggttgcccagggaagctgtggctgcccctttcctaaagtgttcaaggccaggttggatggggcttggagcaacctgagctggtgcgaggtgtccctgcccatggcagggggttggaactaggggttctttaaggtcccttccaacccaaaccactctgtgagGAAAAGTGATTCAAGTGATTAgtttttttgttacttaaaCCTTAAGTCCATATATCATACCTGATGTGGCTCTATACTTCACAACTTGAGTTCTGAATGTAGCATTCAGATGGTCTTCTTACCCCCTTTTTTGAATATCTGACTTAGACCACTTATAAAACATTTTGgtctgtttgttgtttggtaCTCATTTCAATGGATTATTTTATCAGAGATTTTACTACAGCAAATGAGCACTtgcattttctaatttttacagaaatatgtgttgttttttttttttacttatgaTTAGTCATTGTCAAAAACACTTCCAGTTTtgaacaaaactgaaacaatcACAATcctggattttttgtttgtttttttctaaaaggttACCAATATGTAGACAAAGGGTGTACATACTGCTTTCCTGATTCAGATGCTAGATTTTTTTACACAGTTCTACATTTTTTTAGGATTAATGATTAACACTGGGGACTTGAGAACTCTGCTGAGTTTGTGATGCTTTTCTATTCTTGGATTGTGCTTCAGTGTAAAGTCCAATAAAATCTAGGAGtttcaaaagtattttcaatACTTTCTGGACTAAGGAAAAAtgagttgttttgttgttttttttaagtactgagAAACCGGATATGCCTAAAACATATTTGGTTTTCCCTACACGAAGGTTCTGAGAGTCTGCAATCACCTTAGTATGCTTTTCAGCACGATGGTATCACATTTGTCAAGTTTTCATGAAGACTGCATTTTCCATGTGTTACCATACTCAGAAATtatgttaaaacaaaacaactcacTATTTTGTTACTGAATTAGTAGCGTTAAGGTTTATACATTTCTTTGAGAAGCACTGTAAACATACTGCCTAAGCTTACCAAGACAGTACAGATGCAGGGTAGGCATGTCTCGTACTTCACCTCATACTCTGTATGAGCCACTGAACCTGGGAACTACCTTTCTCTTCCAGCTGTGCTACAATACAACTTAATATCTGCGtgggctaaaaaaaaagaacgGTTTTACGTCCATTTTCCTTAACAGGATTTGCAGAATAAGCAGTGTTATACATATTACGTATGCAtaatgtatatacatatactCTGCTTGCAACCTCGGCGACCTCTGGTAAACGCCTTATTGGCAGGTGGCAGAGAAGCGGGGTGGTCAGCAACACCTCCTGCCTTGCAGGGGGAAAATGGACTCGCAGAGGGCAAGAATTGCGAACACTGACGAAAAAGGGGAGCGGATCGCTGCTTGCACGGctcctggcagcacagggaaagCGGCTGAGAATTAGAAAAGGCTCTTATCTCCAAGCGAGACGAACCTCCCCGCCTAGCCGCAGGCACAAGCACCTCAGGCTGCTACCAGAGTCCCCCACCTTGTCACCCCGCCCTGTCACTCCTGCCTTGCCcgtcctccctcctccccaacCCCCTACTTCCGTCCGGGAACACCCACCCCGGCCTGTCAAATGTCACCTTCCGCAAGCCCAGGGCGGAGGGGAGGGACAAGGGGAAGCGGGGAAAGGAAAcggctgtggttttttttacccGTAGGAGGCAGCCGGTCCCCGGGGCGTGAGAGGAGCGGCCGGGGCGAGCGTCTGCAGCAGCAGCGCCCGGAGGGCCCGGCCAGTACTGCGCCAAGACATTTTGCACGCCGAGGCCACCCCAAAGGGGAACGGAGGACACAGAAGGGGTGGAGAGAGAAGGGgtggagagagaaggggaggcGGGGCGACCACCCACTTCCCCTGCTTAGAAGGGGGGGGCTCACCGCCCCGCTGTGCCAGCTCCCGCCAGTGCCTGCGGGCGCTGCAGTTGCCCGCTGAGGCGGTGCCCTGGCACTGAGTGCAGCCAGCGGGGCACTGGGCGCTTGGATcacacaggatcacag
This DNA window, taken from Calypte anna isolate BGI_N300 chromosome 2, bCalAnn1_v1.p, whole genome shotgun sequence, encodes the following:
- the BPHL gene encoding valacyclovir hydrolase, with the translated sequence MSWRSTGRALRALLLQTLAPAAPLTPRGPAASYGTSVKSAKIQVNGVHLHYQQTGEGSHAVLLLPGMLGSGQTDFGPQLKSMNKQLFTIVAWDPRGYGQSIPPPRDFPPDFFERDAKDAVDLMQALKFKKFSLLGWSDGGITALIAAAKYPTLIHKLVVWGANASVTQEDVKIYNGIRDVSKWSEKVKKPLEEMYGHKYFAKTCEAWVDGISRFAEKSDGSICQELLPDIRCPTFIIHGEKDPLVPQAHAEYIHKHIKGSRLLLMPKAKHNLHLRFAEDFNRQVEEFLR